A genome region from Populus alba chromosome 5, ASM523922v2, whole genome shotgun sequence includes the following:
- the LOC140955588 gene encoding uncharacterized protein: protein MGSLHGLLSFCFVLVLVLSSNHLTAKAHNKSTNQIKVEADFKIIAELAGKNSIPNADFKGLAKLALTKAISNGNGICQRVNSLLLKSSDMYTTRSLTGCSTNYKDAVGLINKSLAALDAKKYGDAKTCITDALANSTKCEDRFEELLQRNSPFTFMKAKFGLLCLTGLKHINLLVQKERLITEGCSQTLDKELCISTVGFFQENKGLGLHGLAKLAVEKALQDGTRIHNHISVLLKTTSDKCVLKKLKSCSAFYLTAIGKIKASLPALDCNRYGDASTWVGAAIGSAETCEGVFAGKSNKISPLTPMKIEFSKQVSISLVVIKKLAGN, encoded by the coding sequence ATGGGTTCTTTACATGGGCTCCTTTCATTTTGCTTTGTCCTAGTTCTTGTCCTCTCTTCTAATCATCTCACTGCTAAAGCCCACAACAAATCCACGAATCAAATCAAAGTAGAAGCTGATTTCAAAATCATAGCCGAACTTGCAGGAAAGAATTCAATTCCAAATGCTGATTTCAAAGGCCTAGCCAAGCTTGCATTAACGAAAGCAATATCAAATGGGAATGGAATATGCCAACGCGTCAACTCGTTGCTGCTAAAAAGTTCGGACATGTACACTACGAGAAGCCTAACAGGTTGTTCTACCAACTACAAAGATGCAGTTGGCCTTATTAACAAATCGCTGGCTGCTTTGGATGCTAAGAAGTACGGTGATGCAAAGACATGTATCACGGATGCCTTGGCGAACTCAACGAAATGCGAAGACAGATTCGAGGAACTATTGCAACGAAACTCCCCATTTACATTCAtgaaagcaaagtttggccTGCTATGCTTGACTGGTTTAAAACACATCAATCTGTTAGTCCAGAAGGAACGCTTGATAACTGAAGGTTGTAGCCAAACCTTAGACAAGGAGCTGTGCATATCTACAGTCGGATTCTTCCAGGAAAACAAAGGACTTGGTCTCCATGGCTTGGCCAAGCTTGCAGTAGAGAAAGCATTGCAAGATGGCACCAGAATCCACAACCACATCAGCGTGTTGCTCAAAACAACTTCAGATAAATGCGTTCtgaaaaaactgaaaagttgTTCTGCGTTCTACCTGACTGCAATTGGAAAGATTAAGGCGTCGCTGCCAGCTTTGGATTGTAATCGTTATGGCGATGCCAGTACATGGGTTGGAGCTGCCATAGGCTCGGCGGAGACATGTGAGGGTGTGTTTGCTGGAAAATCAAACAAGATATCTCCTTTGACCCCTATGAAAATAGAGTTTAGCAAGCAGGTATCTATTTCTTTAGTTGTCATCAAAAAGCTAGCCGGAAATTAA